A single Vespula vulgaris chromosome 3, iyVesVulg1.1, whole genome shotgun sequence DNA region contains:
- the LOC127062259 gene encoding uncharacterized protein LOC127062259 produces MALALLGKCITRLAFILLLYTCCYAFKIRDGNVVHPFSSSIVEHSQRATCVGSKFGKCPERTVTTSSAVTPSPRRWHGAMSSQVPPIGRKPPVETVSSTIEEDASTQKIGSRLLGGHQFADKSSTGFSIRKKENTIDDKDGYDDNGENQNEESKDVEDISNDDDDDDDDDDVIVEDEEEEIQAEDDEDESAELSEADKSKDSEGNQEEVEKSKSIERKEMEREAEVKDKEEDYGTMNVLGWSFKLSAGSVSKSTTTKDTKEVKYRKDVVEDEDKEKKKSTIVKEKENKKDIKGDVKIEGESSILLKQEKKSQKKDLGYVERETLGDSKDDDDDHDDKKDNEDKLKVSPPTSKKLEKVRYADKDKVRSIEHTDSKSIEKVKIEPKIPAEKVKNEVQQIVEESKKIGATKPTKTASDEDKEMKKAKSAKVTKIKIEQEKKVKKSGSIEPVKYEESDEDKKAKKAETVKLTKTEPGSSKASLKSEEKRKTPAKTETPKATTKSKDEVEKSVKRKVKRAVPETARNETKSKTKEHRDATKNLADLNDKILRVPSFVPNFTAVEDTNCQQHGKIFLRQLRGYKLWALQMLDSNAKIPSSLLRGNVNQFGDFDQCLGITSHVKMGNNTIKIQGKYCLATIDLYATQQDMKLPVHLMQARTFIKGNMHDPGHFIPRFTTVNWALCLPAACTAKDAEISLIDALSYYNSTSGIRFTVDVNPDMCYIKQRSRNYSKETIGVLYFYAAVVCLVIIATIRDYLVISEGKGNYSERIIMAFSLRRTVKYLFKEIKSNSKDIACLHGLRSVFMIIIYFAHQIIPLSRIPYANRVVFTEFANNPISCLLRVSSLYTDSFLLLSGLLTAYNMVKELTSRGEIRWFCRFIVRFIRLTPALIVIIFWYAFVMEHIGSGPLWNNIIVDNAELCKKNAWTNLLYIQNFFPFEEMCATHTHQLALDMQLSLLAPILVFFLHYKPIIGIILLFFLIQVSATLRYIATINNNLSIVIFHGMSLKQLYKVANLSYILALHRATPYACGVGLGVLLHYTGKSVKIPKVFVILGWLIAMSFGTWSLFSPWRLAKRDYVYDVEEATHYTVISPVSWAIALCWTIFACFTDHGGIINRFLSNYWFVIFSRISYAIYLTQFPVFFYNVGTTRYTTEFQEHRMIDFLEIFVVICVSIVVTLLFDLPMQEVRNVIMESTDSLSTDVPTEKLGTEETNETKSKESVKKIVNGAKIFEDDEATSAGWDWQKNVIEADIELRNESIKDEGIANIPGLKKSEERRKSFIGYDDGEKHIERGRINRRIPYSFDSEEETMEYFRNQKEEETRRNRRSVSRTKEIKRSMPIEIEDDYIRRRSEEGYSNQYRRSESKERSSVREHDDYRSWEFINKERSTSIGPDSMRFLTESEEYVPRSSRRSVTKSMDSRRTFSSGSEDEPPVQRRSKHDRRYPSVEPKVSDEEEWEEELRIRRRRYMEKLASQQSDSAEEEDITSLRRRSSAEGRIALLKDPSGNENMDAWTVSVGPRIAQLGSSQEPSEPEDDASYLQRREYREKAPPFRENPYSEEKDSSVRDDKDVASFNFVLTKDSKRKSVQDLTKLDDSDLTESGWSLVKEEGIEILPKSSLGLYKRESIIKSQASEEDPEYYLPERPKLVQQEQEHPFKKAWQMQKSRSEEDALAYIVKDKKLVQSETKKDDDTSTSKKDTTAEKSQDFEDLVTEETDKLSVWHDRSTDTEDNQQSSKSEMESDIESTSVRQSSNTDVDESGPCSVSETDSDTSRFVWPTEDEQFEMYKTGPRRKSMETNCDWEEEET; encoded by the exons ATGGCTCTCGCCCTTCTGGGCAAGTGCATTACTCGATTGGCGTTTATATTACTTCTTTATACTTGCTGCTACGCCTTCAAGATACGTGATGGAAATGTCGTTCATccattttcttcgtcgatcgttGAACACTCGCAACGTGCCACCTGTGTTGGCTCAAAGTTCGGTAAGTGCCCAGAAAGAACGGTGACGACCAGCAGCGCAGTGACGCCTTCACCACGAAGATGGCACGGGGCCATGTCTTCGCAGGTTCCTCCGATTGGTCGAAAACCACCTGTCGAAACGGTCTCGTCTACCATCGAGGAGGACGCAAGTACCCAGAAAATTGGGTCGAGGTTGTTGGGTGGTCATCAGTTTGCCGATAAATCATCAACTGGGTTTTCCattaggaaaaaagagaatactaTTGATGATAAAGATGGTTATGATGATAATGGTGAAAACCAAAATGAAGAAAGCAAGGATGTTGAGGATATtagtaatgatgatgatgatgatgatgacgatgacgatgttATAGTGGAAGATGAGGAGGAAGAGATACAAGCtgaagatgatgaagatgaaagTGCGGAGCTTAGTGAAGCTGACAAAAGTAAGGACTCTGAAGGGAAccaagaagaagtagaaaaatcCAAAAGTatcgaacgaaaggaaatgGAACGAGAAGCGGAAGTAAAAGACAAGGAAGAAGATTACGGTACCATGAACGTTCTTGGTTGGAGTTTCAAGTTGAGTGCAGGTAGTGTTTCCAAAAGTACAACTACTAAAGATACCAAAGAagtaaaatatagaaaggatGTTGttgaagatgaagataaagaaaagaaaaaaagtaccattgtaaaggagaaagagaataagaaagatattaaaggTGATGTAAAAATTGAAGGAGAAAGCTCCATTCTATTGAAGCAAGAGAAGAAATCTCAAAAAAAGGATTTGGGATACGTGGAACGCGAAACGTTGGGCGATAGCAaggacgatgatgatgatcatgacGATAAGAAGGATAATGAAGATAAATTGAAAGTGTCTCCACCAACCAGcaaaaagttagaaaaagtGAGATATGCCGATAAAGACAAAGTTAGATCGATAGAGCATACTGATAGTAAATCGATAGAGAAAGTCAAAATAGAGCCGAAAATCCCAGCTGAGAAAGTGAAAAATGAAGTGCAACAGATTGTGGAGGAATCTAAAAAAATAGGAGCTACTAAACCGACCAAAACTGCATCGGACGAAGACAAGGAGATGAAGAAAGCAAAATCTGCTAAAGtaacgaaaattaaaatagaacaagagaagaaagtaaagaagagtGGAAGTATTGAGCCAGTCAAATATGAAGAATCAGACGAAGATAAGAAAGCGAAGAAAGCAGAAACTGTTAAACTAACAAAAACTGAACCCGGATCATCGAAAGCTTCTTTGAAAtcggaagaaaaacgaaaaactcCTGCGAAAACGGAAACTCCGAAAGCTACGACGAAATCTAAGGACGAAGTAGAAAAATCTGTTaaacgaaaagtaaaaagagcaGTACCAGAAACGGCGA GAAACGAGACGAAATCGAAAACGAAGGAACATCGAGATGCGACAAAAAATTTAGCCGATTTAAATGACAAGATATTACGTGTACCAAGTTTTGTACCAAATTTTACCGCAGTTGAGGATACGAACTGTCAACAACATGGCAAGATATTCCTGCGTCAATTAAGGGGTTACAAACTATGGGCTCTTCAAA TGTTGGATTCTAATGCAAAGATCCCGTCTAGTCTCTTGCGTGGAAACGTCAATCAGTTTGGTGATTTTGATCAATGTTTAGGTATCACGTCGCATGTTAAGATGGGTAATAACACGATAAAGATTCAAGGAAAATATTGTTTGGCAACCATAGATTTATATGCCACACAACAGGACATGAAACTACCGGTTCATCTGATGCAAGCTCGTACTTTTATTAAAGGAAATATGCATGAC CCGGGACATTTCATACCGAGATTCACGACGGTAAATTGGGCATTGTGCCTTCCAGCAGCATGCACAGCGAAAGATGCAGAAATCAGTCTGATCGATGCATTGAGTTATTACAATTCAACCTCTGGAATTAGATTTACGGTGGATGTTAATCCAGATATGTGCTACATAAAGCAAAGGTCacgaaattattcgaaagaaacgatcggtgtcct ATACTTCTATGCAGCAGTCGTTTGTCTAGTCATCATAGCTACGATCAGAGATTATTTGGTAATCTCAGAAGGAAAAG GAAATTATTccgaaagaataataatggcCTTTTCATTGAGAAGAAcagttaaatatttgtttaaagaaATCAAATCTAATAGCAAAGATATAGCATGCCTTCACGGATTAAGATCCGtgtttatgattattatttactttgcTCATCAAATAATACCATTGTCACGGATACCATATGCTAATCGGGTCGTTTTCACAGAG TTTGCAAATAATCCCATCAGTTGTCTTCTGAGGGTTTCTTCACTTTATACGGATTCCTTCTTACTTTTGAGCGGATTGTTGACGGCTTACAACATGGTGAAGGAATTAACATCCCGTGGAGAGATTCGTTGGTTTTGTCGTTTTATCGTTAGATTCATCAG ATTGACACCCGCCTTAATCGTGATAATATTTTGGTATGCTTTTGTGATGGAGCATATCGGATCGGGACCGCTATGGAACAATATTATTGTAGATAATGCGGAACtctgtaaaaaaaatgcaTGGACCAATTTACTTTACATACAGAATTTCTTTCCGTTCGAAGAAATG TGTGCAACGCATACCCATCAGCTAGCATTAGACATGCAACTGTCATTGTTAGCACCAATTTtagtttttttccttcattatAAACCGATTATCggtatcattttattattcttccttATTCAAGTCTCGGCTACGCTTCGTTACATAGccacgataaataataatctatcgATCGTAATCTTTCACGGAATGTC ATTGAAACAACTTTACAAAGTCGCTAATTTAAGTTACATTCTAGCATTACATAGAGCGACTCCCTACGCTTGTGGCGTAGGACTTGGcgttttattacattatacagGGAAAAGCGTAAAGATTCCCAAG GTGTTCGTGATCTTGGGATGGTTGATTGCGATGTCCTTTGGAACATGGTCGTTATTTTCTCCTTGGCGTTTAGCCAAAAGGGACTACGTGTATGACGTTGAAGAAGCCACTCATTACACTGTGATCAGTCCAGTCTCGTGGGCTATAGCTTTATGCTGGACGATTTTTGCCTGTTTTACCGATCACGGAG GAATCATAAACAGATTTCTCTCGAACTATTGGTTCGTAATATTCAGTAGAATATCTTATGCGATTTATTTAACACAATTCCCAGTATTTTTCTACAACGTTGGGACCACGAGATATACGACAGAATTTCAGGAACATAGAATG ATCGATTTCTTGGAGATATTCGTAGTGATATGCGTGTCGATCGTAGTTACTTTATTGTTCGATCTTCCGATGCAGGAAGTAAGGAACGTAATAATGGAAAGTACAGACAGTTTATCAACCGACGTACCTACAGAAAAATTAGGGACggaagaaacgaatgaaacaaAGTCGAAGGAATCCGTTAAGAAGATAGTCAACGGAGCAAAAATATTCGAGGATGACGAAGCAACCTCGGCGGGATGGGATTGGCAAAAGAACGTAATTGAAGCCGATATCGAATTACGAAACGAAAGTATAAAAGACGAAGGGATTGCAAATATACCGGGTTTAAAGAAGtcggaagagagaagaaaatcatttatagGATATGACGACGGAGAGAAACATATAGAACGAGGaagaataaatagaagaatcCCGTACTCGTTTGATTCTGAAGAAGAAACTATGGAATATTTCagaaatcaaaaagaagaagaaacgagaaggaacAGACGTTCGGTTTCcagaacgaaagaaatcaaGAGATCGATGCCGATCGAAATTGAGGATGATTATATAAGACGAAGAAGCGAGGAAGGTTATTCGAATCAGTATAGAAGATCAGAGTCGAAGGAAAGATCTTCTGTTAGAGAACACGATGATTATCGTTCTTGGGAATTTATTAATAAGGAACGTTCGACGTCTATCGGTCCAGACTCAATGCGATTTTTAACCGAATCGGAGGAATACGTTCCGAGAAGTTCACGACGTTCCGTAACAAAATCTATGGATTCGAGAAGAACATTTTCTTCAGGAAGCGAAGATGAACCGCCTGTTCAACGGAGATCGAAACATGACCGAAGATATCCTTCGGTGGAACCGAAAGTAAGCGATGAAGAAGAATGGGAAGAAGAGTTGAGGATACGAAGGCGTCGATACATGGAGAAGCTCGCCAGCCAACAAAGTGATTCagcggaagaagaagatataacGTCCTTGAGACGAAGGTCTTCTGCCGAAGGAAGAATAGCTTTGTTGAAAGATCCTTCGGGTAACGAAAATATGGACGCTTGGACTGTGAGTGTTGGTCCTCGTATCGCTCAACTTGGATCCTCTCAGGAACCTAGCGAACCTGAAGACGATGCTTCTTATCTTCAACGTCGTGAATATCGCGAGAAAGCACCACCGTTTAGAGAAAATCCTTATAGCGAGGAAAAAGATTCCTCCGTCAGAGATGACAAGGATGTTGCCAGCTTCAACTTCGTTCTTACGAAGGacagtaaaagaaaatctgTTCAAGATCTTACAAAATTGGACGATTCGGATTTGACAGAGTCTGGATGGAGCCTCGTCAAGGAGGAAGGCATCGAAATTTTGCCGAAATCGTCCTTGGGATTGTATAAGCGAGAGTCTATCATTAAGAGTCAGGCTAGCGAAGAAGATCCAGAATATTATCTTCCAGAGAGACCGAAACTTGTTCAGCAAGAGCAGGAACATCCGTTCAAGAAAGCATGGCAGATGCAAAAATCTCGATCGGAAGAAGACGCTTTAGCATACatagtaaaagataaaaaattggtGCAATCcgaaacaaagaaagacgATGATACTTCGACGAGTAAAAAAGATACGACCGCTGAAAAGTCTCAAGACTTTGAAGATTTGGTTACGGAAGAAACTGACAAGTTATCGGTTTGGCACGACAGGAGCACTGATACAGAAGATAATCAACAGAGCTCGAAATCTGAGATGGAGTCTGACATCGAATCGACTTCAGTAAGACAATCGTCGAACACTGATGTCGACGAGAGTGGACCCTGTTCTGTTTCCGAAACTGATTCAGATACTTCTAGATTCGTTTGGCCAACCGAGGACGAGCAATTTGAGATGTACAAGACGGGACCAAGAAGAAAATCTATGGAAACTAATTGCGAttgggaggaggaagaaactTGA